From the genome of Solanum pennellii chromosome 6, SPENNV200:
TCTGAAAAGCATGAAGAAGAGCCAGTAGACCAGGACGTTGACATAGATGGTGATGAGGGTTGGATTCTTGTAACTAGGCGAAGACGCAACAAGTCAAGCTTACGAAAAGAATTATCCGAGCAACCGGTTAGAGGAAAAATGGTGAAGAAATCAGAGAAGCAAAAATCAATCAAGCGCCCCAAAAGGGCAAAGGTTGAAGTGCATCACTACCAAAAACCTCGACGTCTTGTGACTCTAGAGGAATTCTTGCCAAGCTCGTTCGACACAAAGTCTACTCAAGGCAATGTCGAGGCATCATGTTTCAATGTGGATAAAGAACAAACAATGAAGGTGCCTCCTACTGTAAAAGAAGGAACAACGAGTGAATCCTCACCAAAAGTGTCTCctggggaagaagaaaaagaaacaagggAAATCTCAGAAATGATGTCTCTTTCATCTTCTGAAAAATCTATTGAACTTTCTTCCCAAGAAGCACATGTCTGTGATACTAAAATCACATTTACAGATAACGATCTTCTATTTGGTGAAACACTACACAATCGTCCTTTGTATATGGTGGGTCATGTGCtagagaagaagataaatagaatcttaatagatgaaggatctggaGTCAACATTTTGCCTATCCACACATTGAAGGAACTTGGCATCACGACTGGGGAACTTAGTGAAAGTCGTCTGTTGATACAAGGATTTAATCAAGGTGGGCAGAGGTCCATAGGCTCTATTAAATTAGAGATCCACATGGGAGATTTGCGATCAAGCGCATGGATGCATGTGATTGACGCAAAGACATCATACAATATATTACTTGGCAGGCCTTGGGTACATGAGAATAGAATTGTCTCATCTTCTTACTATcaatgtttgaaatatcttgaaggtGGAATTGAAAGAAAGATAGTTGCAGATGATAATCCTTTCACCGAAGTGGAGACACACTTTGCGGATGCGAAATTCTGAATGAGAAGTTATGTTGTTAAAGGGGTCAAATCCAATGACGTCAAATCAATCAAGATTGATAATATCGTAAGCAAAAGAATTGATGCAGCTATCGAAAAGGTGAAAATTGACACTAGAGACTCTTGTCCCATTCTTAATGAAGGGAAAATCCTGTCTTCAAAGAAGAAGCAGACTTCTAGGCTTTGCTATGTtccaaaagagaagaaagaacaaGATCAACCATCTAACCTTGAAGAAAATGCATTAAGAGGGCTAACTCTTCCTATCAGACGGATTGATGCAATAAACTTGTCTTCTAAGTTGCCAGAAAAGTTAGTCGCTCAAGATCAAGTGCTAGATATGGCTCTCCCTACAAAGCGCACAAGAGAAGGTTTTGATCCCAATGCCTACAAGTTATTTGTGAAGGCAGGATACAACCCTAGCGAGCCATCAGCGCTAGGGAAACTCCCATCAGAAGATACAACTAGGAAAGCGCGTGAAGGCCTAGGTTATAGCCAACCGCCGCCAATTCACATTTCCATAAGAAGGGCCagtaataatcatataacttttgaagatGACGTCACTGCTCCCAATAAAAGGCCTTCTGTCTTTGATCGACTTGGTGAAGCGACAACAAGAATTTCTGTGTTTGAGAGGTTAGGTCCTCTGAAGAAGAATAACAAGAACCTGAgaagttatttaaaagttacaaCGCGTACTTCACATTTGATTCGAAAGGATTTCAGAAGTTTGATTCCTTCTAGGATGAGGCGACGAGTGGAACTTATGGTTTCCTGTAAAGAGGAACTCAAGGCAAAGGTTCATACTGTGGTTTACACCAAAGAGcgcgaggaagatgaagaaagtgtaGGTTCCTCAAATCATGTTACAATCCAAAATGAGTACGATTCTTTGCCTCAAAAGAAGATTGAGGAAGAGGTAGAAGATATTGTCTCGTGTTGTCATATATCAGTCAATGACAATGATCCTGTGGAAGAGGAAGATGCTAAAGATGCTCCACCAGAACTTGAAGAAGGAGTAAAGATCACAATAGATCCTTTGAAGGAAGTTAACCTTGGCACTGATGAAGATCCGAAGCCAACTTACTTGAGTGCGTTTctagaaattgatgaagaagtcgCTTACATGAATATACTCAAAGAATATAGAGATGTATTCGCTTGGAGTTACAAAGAAATGCCTGGATTGAATCCTAGAGTAGCGGTCCATCAATTGGCAGTCAAAAATGGTTCTCGTCCATTTAAACAAGCTCAAAGACGTTTTAGACCAGACTTGATTCCGTTGATAGAAAATGAAGTTAACAAACTCATTGAGGCAGGCTTTATTCGTGAGGTCAAATATCCTACAtggatttcaagtattgttcctgtgaggaagaagaatggtcAAATTCGAGTTTGCGTTGACTTTAGAGATCTCAATAATGCATGCCCTAAAGATGAGTTTCCTCTTCCCATTCCAGAGTTGATGATTGATGCCACCACTGGTTATGAGGCAATGTCGTTCATGGATGGTTCTTCTGGATATAATCAAATCCGCATGTCACCAAAAGATGAAGAACTCACTGCATTTCGCACGCCAAAAGGTATTTATTGCTACAAAGTGATGCCATTTGGTTTAAAGAATGCTGGCGCCACATATCAAAGGGCTATGCAAAATATCTTTGACGACTTGctccataaaaatgttgaatgttatgttgatgatttggtaGTAAAGTCGAGGAAGAGGGGTGATCATTTGAAAGACTTAAGGATGGTGTTTGAGTTACTCCGAAGATATCAACTAAGGATGAATCCATTGAAATGTGCCTTCGGAGTTACTTCCGGCAAGTTCCTTGGCTTTATTGTGAGACAtcgaggaattgaaattgatcAAGCCAAAGTCGATGCAATATCAAAGATGCCTGAACCTCGAGATATTCATGAGTTAAAAAGTCTCCAAGGAAAGTTAGCCTACTTGAGAAGGTTCATCTCAAATCTAGCGGGGAGATGTCAACCATTCAGTCATCTCATGAAGAAAGGTGCTCCTTT
Proteins encoded in this window:
- the LOC107022186 gene encoding uncharacterized protein LOC107022186 produces the protein MRSYVVKGVKSNDVKSIKIDNIVSKRIDAAIEKVKIDTRDSCPILNEGKILSSKKKQTSRLCYVPKEKKEQDQPSNLEENALRGLTLPIRRIDAINLSSKLPEKLVAQDQVLDMALPTKRTREGFDPNAYKLFVKAGYNPSEPSALGKLPSEDTTRKAREGLGYSQPPPIHISIRRASNNHITFEDDVTAPNKRPSVFDRLGEATTRISVFERLGPLKKNNKNLRSYLKVTTRTSHLIRKDFRSLIPSRMRRRVELMVSCKEELKAKVHTVVYTKEREEDEESVGSSNHVTIQNEYDSLPQKKIEEEVEDIVSCCHISVNDNDPVEEEDAKDAPPELEEGVKITIDPLKEVNLGTDEDPKPTYLSAFLEIDEEVAYMNILKEYRDVFAWSYKEMPGLNPRVAVHQLAVKNGSRPFKQAQRRFRPDLIPLIENEVNKLIEAGFIREVKYPTWISSIVPVRKKNGQIRVCVDFRDLNNACPKDEFPLPIPELMIDATTGYEAMSFMDGSSGYNQIRMSPKDEELTAFRTPKGIYCYKVMPFGLKNAGATYQRAMQNIFDDLLHKNVECYVDDLVVKSRKRGDHLKDLRMVFELLRRYQLRMNPLKCAFGVTSGKFLGFIVRHRGIEIDQAKVDAISKMPEPRDIHELKSLQGKLAYLRRFISNLAGRCQPFSHLMKKGAPFNWDQTCSEAFKSIKSYLAKPPVLAAPIPGKPLILYIAAQERSVGALLAQENSEGKENALYYLSRTMTPNELNYSPIEKLCLALVFSIQKMKHYFQAHVVRLISRANPIKFVMSKPVLSDRLARWYLQFQQFEIVYIPQKSVKGQALADFLADHPIPNDWELTDEFPDEDAMLIEVQPPWKMYFDGAAHRGGAGAGVVFITSQEEILPFSFTLKQCSSNNVAEYQALILGLEMAVDMKQLHLQVFGDSQLVINQLLGNYEVKKPELRPYHDYAQKLIRWLGDATLQHVRRTENKKADALATLASTLTLPDQTQVTVCQKWIVPPSNEEEYIENKLDHIVAIVEAAKEDWRQPIIDYLCYGILPENPRRRTDVRRRAPRFLYYKDTLYRRSFEGMLLRCLGEEEATQALQEAHSGVCGSHQSGPKLHFHIKRMGYYWPTMVKDCLYYARKCDACQFHANFIHQSPEVLHPTIASWPFDAWGLDIVGPLPKSSGGHLYILAATNYFSKWAEVVALKKVKKENVANFIRVNIIYRFGIPRYIITDNGKPFDNKSMNKICDFFDFKKRKSSMYHAAANGLAEAFNKTLCNLLKKFVSKIQTGLA